The following proteins come from a genomic window of Bartonella apihabitans:
- a CDS encoding c-type cytochrome: MKRLTRWFLVLVVIGIVGFFVLTSPITWSLTHPTRDVADNTAPDLENGRVVFVASDCSTCHASPNQDNPLKLGGGRALDTEFGRFYMPNISSDKKDGIGNWTLAEFTKAVREGVGPNGIMPDGQNLYPAFPYTSYQRLTANDVRDLFAYIKSLEPVPGAAPDHDLKFPFNMRRGVGVWRLAFLDGKALSPMAITPTTDTKDTKDEEALLERGRYLVEGAGHCAECHSTRNFMGVIKSNLRYGGGATPDGKGHFPNISQDDTGIKFWAENSIFNYLKTGKSPINKVAGGDMAEVIKNTKQLPDEDLRAMAAYIKTLPGVDLPAPGQPESNHTSKLVMLPTTNKLDVTLPTSSDSAVKGADTLYAVYTKPFYVDENGSGDEDGKLLAAAKLAVLDHKGDKLKVRLDGWQMDGAPSVVYALKGQRIMYAVLGDKAMASYKLGKAVVDEETKQTWYPVSLELWTSDKDVNVSIGDMWSYTSDLFSATCSVCHSLPKSGHLLANQWIGNLNAMKRYTSLTPDQYRLLLSYLQNHSKDVNDGQEVH; encoded by the coding sequence ATGAAACGGCTAACCCGATGGTTTTTGGTCCTTGTTGTTATAGGGATCGTAGGTTTTTTTGTTCTTACCTCCCCGATCACTTGGTCACTTACTCATCCCACTCGAGACGTTGCTGACAATACCGCACCCGATCTGGAAAATGGTCGCGTTGTATTTGTTGCCAGTGATTGCTCGACTTGTCATGCTTCGCCCAATCAGGACAACCCGTTAAAGCTGGGTGGCGGGCGTGCATTGGACACAGAATTCGGGCGTTTTTATATGCCTAATATTTCGTCGGATAAAAAGGACGGCATTGGTAATTGGACACTTGCCGAGTTCACTAAAGCAGTGCGCGAAGGTGTAGGACCGAATGGTATCATGCCCGATGGACAAAACCTTTATCCGGCCTTCCCTTACACATCATATCAGCGTTTGACAGCAAATGATGTTCGCGATCTTTTTGCCTACATCAAATCGCTCGAACCGGTACCTGGTGCTGCACCCGATCATGATTTGAAATTCCCGTTCAATATGCGTCGCGGCGTTGGTGTTTGGCGTTTGGCATTTCTTGATGGTAAAGCATTGTCACCTATGGCCATCACACCGACGACAGATACAAAAGACACCAAAGATGAGGAAGCGCTTCTGGAACGTGGACGTTATCTCGTTGAAGGAGCCGGTCACTGTGCCGAATGTCACTCCACACGTAATTTTATGGGCGTGATAAAGAGCAATCTGCGTTACGGCGGCGGTGCTACTCCTGATGGTAAAGGCCATTTCCCGAATATCAGTCAGGACGACACCGGCATCAAATTCTGGGCTGAAAATTCTATCTTCAATTATTTGAAGACTGGCAAAAGCCCGATTAACAAGGTCGCTGGCGGCGATATGGCTGAAGTCATCAAAAATACGAAGCAACTTCCCGATGAAGACCTTCGTGCGATGGCTGCCTATATCAAAACCTTGCCAGGCGTTGATTTGCCTGCTCCCGGACAGCCCGAGTCAAACCATACTTCGAAGCTTGTTATGTTGCCCACAACAAACAAACTCGATGTTACTTTGCCAACGTCATCGGATAGCGCGGTTAAAGGTGCAGATACACTTTATGCTGTCTATACAAAACCGTTTTACGTCGATGAAAATGGTTCAGGTGACGAGGATGGTAAGTTATTGGCAGCAGCCAAGCTCGCAGTTCTTGATCACAAAGGCGACAAGTTGAAAGTTCGTCTTGACGGTTGGCAAATGGATGGTGCTCCCTCGGTCGTCTATGCGCTGAAAGGTCAACGCATTATGTATGCCGTGTTGGGCGACAAGGCCATGGCCTCCTATAAACTTGGCAAAGCAGTTGTTGATGAAGAAACCAAACAAACCTGGTATCCAGTAAGTCTCGAATTGTGGACAAGCGATAAGGATGTCAACGTTTCGATTGGCGACATGTGGTCGTATACATCCGATCTCTTCAGTGCAACCTGTAGCGTTTGCCATTCACTCCCTAAATCAGGTCATTTGCTGGCCAACCAGTGGATCGGTAACTTGAATGCTATGAAGCGCTATACATCTTTGACACCTGACCAATATCGTTTGCTCTTGAGCTATCTCCAGAACCATTCGAAAGATGTCAATGACGGTCAAGAGGTACACTAA
- a CDS encoding molecular chaperone, translating to MTVVQSEASYSGNSQLTSREDQAQATIIDWFARLFVAPPKVELLEECRSLPVMTFLEEFGEELEAKELTTMIADYFRNHSPEELNHLISQQYISLFDGAFGPLSVPPYESYYRDENGRLFQAPYVEMLDVLTRLDVSVGSILQRTGRPYCFGIGRFGGSFPSA from the coding sequence ATGACTGTTGTTCAATCAGAAGCGTCATATAGCGGAAACAGCCAACTAACTTCTCGGGAAGATCAGGCTCAAGCGACAATAATCGATTGGTTCGCCCGTTTATTCGTCGCCCCGCCGAAGGTCGAATTGCTTGAGGAATGTCGTTCGCTTCCCGTTATGACTTTTCTGGAAGAATTCGGTGAAGAGCTCGAAGCTAAGGAGTTAACCACAATGATTGCGGATTATTTCCGCAATCATTCTCCGGAAGAGCTCAATCATTTGATTTCGCAGCAATATATAAGTTTGTTTGACGGAGCTTTTGGACCACTCTCTGTTCCACCCTATGAAAGTTACTATCGGGACGAAAACGGAAGATTGTTCCAGGCCCCATATGTTGAAATGCTGGATGTATTGACGAGACTTGATGTTTCGGTTGGTTCCATCTTGCAAAGAACCGGCCGACCATATTGCTTTGGAATTGGCCGCTTTGGCGGAAGCTTTCCGTCAGCATGA
- the torA gene encoding trimethylamine-N-oxide reductase TorA: MSFDKTKITLPEMNRRSFLKSSAMLTMVGAASGSLLSRGAQAQSASKLTMSGSHWGVFRGRVDHGRLVEVTPWEHDPHPTPMLEGMMDSIYSPSRIKYPMVRRAWLEKGPGADPEGRGTGDFVRVSWDKAIDLVAGELTRVRKKYGSNGIFGGSYGWKSVGKFHNCRTLLRRMLKTTGGFVNSLGDYSTGAAQVILPHVVGSLEVYEQCTSWDVVRDNTKTLVFWGCNPVNTDQIGWLIADHGAFVGLEEVKKAGIRVICIDPIKTETCQYLDGEWLAPRPQTDVAMMLGIVHTLYAEKLHDEDFLKKYTVGFDKFLAYLIGKEDGTPKTAEWASKICGIDADTIKQLARDFAKNRTMIAAGWSIQRQHHGEQSHWMLVTLCSMLGQIGLPGGGFGFSYHYCSGGAPTATSPILGGITDEPAAPVTDLPAGCHPGSTESACQPKSNAIPVCRLVEALLHPGRTIKYNGSDIVLPEIHMVYWAGGNPFSHQQNRNEMVEAWKKLDTFVVHDFQWTASARHADIVLPVTTSYERNDIEQLGDYALSHIVPMKKLVEPMYEARSDFDIFADICERLGKREEYTEGMNEMDWIKSFYESARLESRAKGMEMPVFDTFWQSEEALGFPVKEAQKQFVRYADFRDDPLLNALGTPSGKIEIYSLNIEKMHYDDCPPHPTWMEPIERLDGPTTKYPLHIASNHPIYRLHSQLCGTKLREKYAIGGREPCWINPKDAEARGLKDGDIARAYNDRGQILVGIKVTDVIRPGVIRINEGGWYDPVNPREPHSLCRYGDVNNLTTSVSTSKLAQANCGQTAVVEIEKFTGTLPPVEVFVEPRKAG; the protein is encoded by the coding sequence ATGTCATTCGACAAAACAAAAATTACCCTACCGGAGATGAACCGGCGTTCATTCCTCAAAAGTAGTGCTATGTTGACCATGGTCGGTGCCGCGAGCGGTTCACTTCTCAGCCGCGGTGCACAGGCTCAATCAGCCTCCAAATTGACTATGTCCGGCAGTCACTGGGGTGTTTTTCGGGGACGTGTCGACCACGGCCGTCTGGTAGAAGTTACACCTTGGGAACATGATCCTCATCCGACGCCGATGTTGGAAGGCATGATGGATTCGATCTATTCACCTTCACGCATCAAATATCCGATGGTCCGTCGTGCATGGTTGGAAAAAGGTCCCGGTGCCGACCCTGAAGGGCGTGGAACGGGTGACTTTGTCCGTGTAAGCTGGGATAAGGCCATTGATCTTGTTGCCGGCGAATTAACCCGCGTTCGCAAGAAATATGGTTCGAATGGAATTTTCGGCGGTTCATACGGCTGGAAAAGCGTTGGCAAGTTCCACAATTGCCGTACATTGTTGCGCAGAATGTTGAAGACAACCGGCGGTTTTGTAAACTCGCTGGGTGACTATTCAACCGGCGCTGCACAGGTTATTTTGCCCCACGTTGTCGGCTCTTTGGAAGTCTACGAACAATGTACATCATGGGACGTTGTACGTGACAACACAAAGACACTTGTATTCTGGGGATGTAATCCCGTGAATACAGACCAGATTGGTTGGTTGATTGCTGACCATGGTGCATTTGTCGGCCTCGAAGAGGTGAAGAAAGCAGGCATTCGCGTTATCTGTATTGATCCGATTAAAACGGAAACCTGCCAATATCTTGACGGCGAGTGGTTGGCTCCCCGCCCGCAAACCGATGTTGCCATGATGCTCGGCATTGTCCATACACTTTATGCAGAAAAACTTCACGATGAAGATTTTCTGAAAAAATATACCGTCGGTTTCGACAAGTTTCTTGCCTATCTCATTGGCAAAGAAGATGGAACTCCGAAAACCGCCGAATGGGCTTCGAAAATCTGCGGCATTGATGCCGACACAATCAAACAACTTGCTCGCGATTTTGCTAAAAACCGCACGATGATCGCAGCCGGTTGGTCTATCCAGCGTCAACACCATGGTGAACAATCCCACTGGATGTTGGTCACCCTCTGCTCGATGCTTGGACAAATCGGTTTGCCAGGTGGCGGTTTCGGCTTTTCCTATCACTACTGTAGCGGTGGTGCACCTACGGCTACGAGTCCAATTCTCGGTGGTATCACCGATGAGCCTGCCGCTCCGGTGACAGATTTGCCGGCCGGTTGTCACCCGGGTTCTACCGAATCTGCTTGCCAGCCCAAATCCAATGCCATTCCGGTTTGCCGTCTTGTTGAAGCACTGCTCCACCCGGGCAGAACCATCAAGTATAACGGTTCGGACATTGTTCTTCCTGAAATCCACATGGTCTATTGGGCTGGCGGTAACCCGTTCTCGCACCAGCAGAACCGTAACGAAATGGTCGAGGCTTGGAAAAAACTGGATACGTTCGTTGTCCATGATTTCCAATGGACTGCCTCGGCACGTCATGCCGACATTGTTTTGCCGGTTACAACTTCCTACGAACGCAATGACATCGAACAATTGGGAGACTATGCATTAAGCCATATCGTTCCCATGAAGAAACTTGTCGAACCTATGTATGAAGCACGTTCCGACTTCGATATTTTTGCCGATATTTGTGAACGTCTCGGCAAACGTGAAGAATACACTGAAGGCATGAACGAAATGGACTGGATCAAGAGCTTCTATGAATCAGCCCGTCTGGAATCTCGTGCCAAGGGAATGGAAATGCCGGTATTCGACACTTTCTGGCAGAGTGAAGAAGCACTCGGTTTCCCCGTCAAGGAAGCGCAGAAACAGTTTGTGCGTTATGCAGATTTCCGTGACGACCCACTGCTTAATGCTCTTGGAACTCCTTCCGGAAAAATCGAAATCTACTCGCTCAACATTGAGAAGATGCATTATGACGATTGCCCGCCCCACCCCACCTGGATGGAGCCGATCGAACGTCTTGACGGACCGACAACCAAATATCCGCTGCACATTGCATCAAATCACCCGATTTATCGCTTGCACTCACAATTGTGCGGCACCAAATTGAGAGAAAAATATGCAATCGGTGGACGCGAACCATGCTGGATCAATCCGAAAGACGCAGAAGCACGTGGTTTGAAAGATGGTGACATTGCCCGCGCGTATAATGATCGCGGACAAATTTTGGTCGGTATCAAGGTAACCGATGTTATCCGTCCCGGCGTTATCCGTATCAATGAAGGCGGCTGGTATGATCCGGTAAATCCGAGAGAGCCCCATTCGCTCTGTCGATATGGTGATGTTAACAACTTGACGACCAGTGTATCGACTTCGAAATTGGCTCAGGCGAACTGCGGTCAGACTGCCGTGGTGGAAATCGAAAAATTCACCGGTACACTTCCCCCGGTTGAAGTCTTCGTTGAGCCACGTAAAGCTGGCTGA
- a CDS encoding alpha/beta hydrolase translates to MITKILGRYISFCVCLIFLTNCGGSRAVLWHGKNATPATVAAQNAAIQKPGQPKAVVPVYVATSRQAQNDYSEPFGTKRSKTLNYARVDVGIPQEHKKGLVETNGYKPDLKKYFSAVNMVKYNGREEFKKELNKALDQKPKGKREIFLFIHGYNNNFADSTFRAAQFSYDYSLKAVTVHYSWPSGGSIPLYVYDRDSADFARDGLADLLTLLSETDANEITVVAHSMGNYVTMEALRSLALQGKRYPIDRISSFLMAAPDIDVDVFERQLKDVKKMPQPTAVLVSRKDKALAVSGRLVGGHARVGDGSSIPLLQSNGIAVLDLSDVDGGAHNVFASSPTLMALAHDGSLSTSMMKETSETSGQRMMDDSGNILRGTTNLIFYTPARIISAVSQD, encoded by the coding sequence ATGATAACAAAAATACTGGGTCGATATATATCGTTTTGCGTTTGTCTGATCTTCCTGACAAATTGTGGTGGTTCACGTGCTGTTTTATGGCATGGAAAAAATGCTACACCGGCGACTGTTGCAGCACAAAATGCCGCCATTCAAAAACCCGGTCAACCCAAGGCAGTGGTTCCTGTCTATGTTGCAACGAGCAGGCAAGCACAAAACGATTATTCCGAACCTTTTGGCACAAAGAGGTCGAAAACCCTGAATTACGCACGTGTTGATGTCGGTATACCACAAGAACACAAAAAAGGCTTGGTCGAAACAAACGGTTATAAGCCCGATTTGAAGAAGTATTTTTCTGCGGTTAATATGGTTAAATATAATGGCCGCGAGGAATTCAAGAAAGAGCTTAATAAAGCTCTTGATCAGAAACCTAAAGGAAAGCGCGAGATATTTCTTTTTATCCATGGATATAACAACAATTTTGCCGATAGTACCTTTAGAGCAGCACAATTCTCTTACGACTATTCATTAAAAGCGGTTACCGTGCATTATTCATGGCCTTCGGGCGGCTCTATCCCGCTTTATGTCTACGACCGTGACAGCGCGGATTTTGCGCGTGATGGCTTGGCTGATCTGTTAACATTGCTAAGCGAAACGGATGCTAACGAGATCACTGTTGTCGCCCATTCCATGGGAAATTATGTAACGATGGAAGCGTTACGCAGTTTGGCACTTCAGGGCAAACGGTATCCTATTGACCGCATATCAAGCTTTTTGATGGCCGCGCCTGACATTGACGTCGATGTCTTCGAACGCCAGCTCAAGGATGTTAAAAAAATGCCGCAACCGACAGCGGTTCTGGTGTCGCGGAAAGACAAAGCTTTGGCAGTGTCAGGGCGACTGGTCGGTGGACATGCGAGAGTAGGGGACGGCTCCAGTATTCCACTTTTGCAGAGTAACGGAATCGCTGTTCTGGATTTGTCCGATGTCGATGGTGGTGCCCATAATGTGTTTGCTTCCTCGCCAACGCTCATGGCACTGGCTCACGATGGTTCGCTTTCAACGTCTATGATGAAAGAAACCAGCGAGACAAGCGGGCAGCGGATGATGGACGATAGTGGAAACATCTTGAGAGGAACAACCAATCTCATTTTCTACACTCCGGCGAGAATAATTTCGGCTGTAAGTCAGGATTAA
- a CDS encoding ABC transporter permease yields MKLNHILDLGIKELLGVFRDPMLLVLIVYAFTISIYISANATPETLNKTPIAIVDEDSSPLSTRIATAFLPPYFITPEDINQSELDSRMDQGIDTFAVDIPPNFQRDVLAGRSPAIQLDVDATRTTQALTGSQYIQQIVDAEVKEFVSHYRTKEPQQVSLTLRARFNPELEKSWFGSIINVIDNVTMLSIILTGTALIREREHGTVEHLLVMPVTPTEIMISKVWSMGAIVLVAATFSLIVIVQGLLKVPIEGSVTLFLAGTCLHLFATTSMGIALATVAGSMPQFGLLLMLVLMPLQILSGGVTPRESMPEFIQNIMLVAPNTHFIMMAQSILYRGAGFSVVWVNFAALAVIGSVLFVFSLNRFRATLK; encoded by the coding sequence ATGAAGTTAAATCATATTCTGGATTTGGGAATTAAAGAATTGCTCGGCGTTTTCCGTGACCCGATGCTATTGGTGCTGATTGTCTACGCGTTCACAATATCCATTTATATATCGGCTAATGCGACGCCGGAAACTTTGAACAAGACGCCTATAGCAATTGTTGATGAAGATAGTTCACCTTTGTCGACACGCATTGCCACGGCATTTCTTCCGCCTTATTTTATTACGCCTGAAGATATAAACCAATCCGAACTTGATTCCCGTATGGATCAGGGGATTGATACATTCGCTGTTGATATTCCACCAAATTTCCAGCGTGATGTTCTTGCCGGTCGCTCACCTGCAATACAGCTTGACGTTGATGCGACACGTACAACGCAGGCTTTGACCGGTTCACAATATATTCAACAGATTGTCGACGCCGAAGTGAAAGAGTTCGTCTCGCATTACCGCACGAAAGAACCGCAACAGGTTTCGCTTACTTTGCGCGCGCGTTTCAATCCCGAATTGGAAAAGTCCTGGTTCGGTTCGATTATCAATGTGATTGATAATGTGACAATGCTGTCCATCATTTTGACGGGGACCGCGCTTATCCGTGAACGTGAACATGGAACGGTCGAGCATCTTCTTGTTATGCCGGTCACACCGACCGAAATTATGATTTCAAAGGTGTGGTCAATGGGAGCAATCGTTCTCGTTGCCGCAACGTTTTCGTTGATCGTTATTGTGCAAGGCCTGTTAAAAGTCCCTATTGAAGGTTCGGTTACGTTATTCCTCGCGGGAACCTGCCTACATTTGTTTGCCACCACGTCGATGGGCATTGCACTTGCGACCGTTGCAGGGTCTATGCCACAATTCGGCCTTCTGCTTATGCTTGTTCTGATGCCATTACAAATCCTGTCAGGCGGCGTTACACCGCGTGAAAGTATGCCGGAATTTATACAGAATATCATGCTTGTAGCGCCGAATACGCATTTCATTATGATGGCTCAATCAATTCTTTATCGTGGAGCCGGTTTTTCGGTTGTTTGGGTGAATTTCGCTGCTTTGGCAGTGATTGGTTCTGTACTATTTGTCTTCTCGCTCAATCGTTTCAGGGCTACACTTAAATGA
- a CDS encoding HlyD family secretion protein — MAAKGKAKWGWIAIAVIAIVAVYSGLKTYLHPGLPEGIAMGNGRIEATEIDIASKLAGRIQDITVREGDFVNIGDVVAHMDTENLRAQLREAQAQLKRAVINVDTAKMEVEQRQAEQEAAEATVAQNEVQRDNSNRRYQRSATLQQKGTVSTQVRDDDQATYDGALAAVAASKAQFAAAKVAVSTAKANVVNAEAAVEAAKATIERIQSDINDSELKATRSGRIQYRIAQPGEVVAAGGRVLNLVDLGDVYMTFFLPTKTVGKIAIGTEVRIVLDAAPQYVIPANISFVSDVAQFTPKTVETAEERAKLMFRVRAQIPQNLLEKYIKQVKTGLPGVAYVKTDPNAKWPKIVSTPVVQ, encoded by the coding sequence ATGGCTGCAAAAGGTAAGGCAAAATGGGGTTGGATAGCGATCGCTGTGATTGCCATAGTTGCTGTCTATAGTGGCTTGAAAACCTACCTTCATCCGGGGCTGCCCGAAGGTATAGCTATGGGAAACGGTCGCATAGAGGCTACTGAAATTGATATTGCCTCGAAGCTTGCCGGACGTATTCAGGATATTACCGTAAGAGAAGGCGATTTTGTCAATATTGGTGACGTCGTTGCCCATATGGATACCGAAAACTTGCGTGCGCAATTACGTGAGGCACAGGCACAGTTGAAACGGGCAGTTATCAATGTTGATACGGCTAAAATGGAAGTCGAACAGCGCCAAGCCGAGCAAGAGGCCGCCGAGGCGACAGTCGCACAAAATGAAGTACAGCGCGATAACTCCAATAGACGTTACCAACGTTCGGCTACGTTACAGCAAAAAGGCACTGTTTCTACGCAGGTTAGAGATGATGATCAGGCAACCTATGACGGCGCTCTTGCGGCCGTTGCAGCGTCAAAAGCCCAATTTGCTGCAGCTAAAGTAGCGGTTTCTACAGCCAAAGCGAATGTTGTGAATGCCGAGGCGGCTGTCGAAGCTGCCAAAGCAACAATCGAACGCATCCAATCCGATATTAATGATAGCGAGTTGAAAGCAACGAGATCGGGGAGAATCCAATACCGCATTGCTCAGCCCGGTGAAGTTGTGGCTGCCGGAGGTCGGGTGCTTAATCTTGTAGATCTTGGCGATGTATATATGACGTTCTTTTTGCCTACCAAGACGGTAGGTAAGATTGCAATCGGTACGGAAGTGAGAATAGTACTGGATGCCGCTCCGCAATATGTTATTCCGGCAAATATTTCGTTTGTTTCGGATGTTGCACAATTTACTCCGAAAACAGTTGAAACCGCCGAAGAGCGCGCAAAACTTATGTTCCGTGTTCGTGCGCAAATTCCTCAAAATTTGTTGGAAAAATATATCAAACAGGTCAAAACAGGCTTACCCGGCGTGGCTTATGTTAAAACTGACCCGAATGCAAAATGGCCGAAGATTGTTAGCACTCCTGTAGTTCAATGA
- the hisI gene encoding phosphoribosyl-AMP cyclohydrolase, with amino-acid sequence MSEAKNNLEEGTEFLPKFDSKGLVTVVVTDAESDGLLMVAFMNKEALKLTLETGIAHYWSLARQKIWKKGESSGNIQKIEEIRVDCDQDALWLKVRVLGAGATCHTGRKSCFYRRLEVRNGVAHLEVDSEKPLFNPADVYRS; translated from the coding sequence TTGTCTGAAGCGAAAAATAATCTGGAAGAGGGTACAGAATTTTTACCCAAATTCGATTCAAAAGGTCTCGTTACCGTAGTCGTAACCGATGCGGAGAGTGATGGTTTGCTAATGGTCGCTTTTATGAATAAAGAAGCGCTGAAGCTTACACTTGAAACTGGAATCGCGCATTATTGGTCACTGGCCCGTCAAAAAATATGGAAAAAAGGCGAGAGCTCGGGAAACATACAGAAAATCGAAGAGATTCGTGTCGATTGTGATCAGGATGCATTGTGGCTGAAAGTTCGCGTTCTGGGCGCGGGTGCAACCTGTCATACAGGTCGTAAGAGCTGCTTTTATCGGCGTCTGGAGGTAAGAAATGGCGTTGCCCACCTGGAAGTGGATTCGGAAAAGCCGCTATTTAACCCCGCAGACGTATATCGGAGCTGA
- the folE gene encoding GTP cyclohydrolase I FolE: protein MQSAQKNATGAANQTKNKRPGREEAEAAVRTLLLWAGENPDREGLVNTPKRVVKAYEEMFAGYNQSAEEILGTVFDEVSGYNDPVLIKDIPFYSHCEHHMVPIIGKAHIAYMPDGRVVGLSKIPRVVDVYAKRLQTQESITAEVADALYRYLKPRGVAVLIEAEHMCMAMRGVKKQGSTTVTATYRGFYKDNVEAQVNFLKMIRGL, encoded by the coding sequence ATGCAATCTGCTCAAAAAAACGCTACTGGTGCGGCTAATCAAACCAAAAACAAACGTCCTGGCCGTGAAGAGGCGGAAGCAGCTGTACGCACGTTGCTTCTTTGGGCTGGTGAAAATCCGGATAGGGAGGGGCTGGTCAACACTCCCAAGCGCGTTGTTAAAGCTTATGAAGAAATGTTTGCCGGTTATAACCAGTCGGCAGAAGAAATTCTTGGCACAGTGTTTGACGAAGTATCAGGCTATAATGATCCGGTTCTTATAAAGGACATTCCGTTCTATTCACATTGCGAACATCACATGGTGCCGATCATCGGTAAAGCCCATATTGCTTATATGCCGGACGGCAGAGTGGTCGGATTATCAAAGATACCCAGAGTTGTTGATGTCTATGCCAAACGTTTGCAAACTCAGGAAAGCATAACGGCAGAGGTAGCTGATGCGCTTTATCGTTATCTCAAACCGCGTGGAGTTGCTGTCCTTATTGAAGCTGAACATATGTGCATGGCAATGCGCGGAGTGAAAAAACAGGGATCAACAACTGTCACAGCGACTTATCGCGGTTTTTATAAAGATAATGTCGAGGCGCAGGTTAATTTTTTAAAAATGATACGCGGATTGTGA
- a CDS encoding iron-sulfur cluster assembly scaffold protein has product MIDEIYNDKILGYAAHIDKIGRLPHPDATAQKHSRICGSTVTVDLNMENGVVTGFAHIVRACALGQASSSLMASHIIGLKADELRSLRDTIWQMLTENGPAPKGKFADFACLEPIKNYKARQPSTMLTFDAVVDCIDQIESRQKDGHNDNVSKS; this is encoded by the coding sequence ATGATTGACGAAATTTATAACGATAAAATCCTCGGCTATGCGGCACATATCGACAAGATCGGTCGTCTCCCACACCCCGATGCCACGGCACAAAAACACTCCCGAATCTGTGGATCAACTGTGACTGTTGATCTCAACATGGAAAACGGGGTTGTAACGGGATTCGCGCATATCGTGCGGGCATGTGCTCTGGGGCAAGCCTCCTCTTCATTGATGGCAAGCCACATTATTGGCCTCAAAGCCGATGAACTGCGTTCGCTCAGAGACACTATCTGGCAGATGTTGACTGAAAACGGGCCGGCTCCAAAAGGCAAATTTGCAGATTTTGCCTGCCTCGAACCAATCAAGAATTACAAAGCCCGCCAACCGTCCACTATGCTCACATTTGATGCGGTGGTAGACTGTATAGACCAGATCGAATCCCGCCAAAAAGATGGGCATAATGATAATGTCTCGAAGTCGTAA
- the yidD gene encoding membrane protein insertion efficiency factor YidD, with the protein MSRSRNYDGPWRKTPGRLLGTGLVRFYQLTLSGFIGNHCRHLPTCSEYTYEAIARYGLWTGSWMGLFRVMRCGPFGTHGFDPVPTCLDPTCHWYMPWRYWKIAAKRHE; encoded by the coding sequence ATGTCTCGAAGTCGTAATTACGATGGGCCATGGCGCAAAACCCCGGGCAGGCTTCTTGGCACCGGTCTTGTGCGCTTTTATCAACTCACCCTTTCGGGCTTTATTGGCAACCACTGTCGACATCTGCCGACATGTTCGGAATATACCTATGAGGCGATCGCACGTTATGGATTATGGACAGGATCGTGGATGGGGCTATTCCGCGTTATGCGTTGTGGCCCGTTCGGCACACATGGATTTGATCCGGTTCCAACTTGTCTCGACCCGACTTGCCATTGGTATATGCCTTGGCGTTATTGGAAAATTGCTGCAAAGAGACATGAATAG